AACCTGAAAGGTTGATTTTTTATGAGGAAAAACCGGTGAAATTTGCTTTATGGGTTATTTTTTGGGCTTCTATGTCTTTGGCTTGGTTTGCTTATTCAAAGGATGCTAATGCTGCTGCTGGTACTGGTGCTGTTGATTCTATTAAAGCTTCTGGATTTGGATTGAAGATTGCGAATTCGTTGAGGAAATTGGGTTGGCCTGATTGGGTTGTTGTGTTTACTCTTGCTACTCTTCCTGTTCTTGAGCTTCGTGGGGCTATACCTGTTGGTTATTGGTTGCAACTTGACCCTGCGAGTTTGACTGTGTTGTCCATTCTTGGGttagtttcttcttcttttgtaggagaaaatgattttttttttgttattttttaagtaTCCTTTTTGTACAACTGTTAGACCAACAATGCTGTATGAGACGGGAGTGTTGAGCGATAAAGAACCAACACGAGAGTAAAGtaagtgtagcagagatgaggatgATGCATTGGATGTTTGGTAAAACTAGACATGATAGAATAGAAATGAGAATAATAGAGAGGGGAGTAGGGGTAGCACCTATTAAGAAGGATGTAGATATTAATGAGTTGGATTGGGATGTGATACCGACCCCACTGAGTGGGTTAaggcttgattgttgttgttgttgtgtttttagTACCCTTTATGTTAACTTATTGTGATGCAAAAAATgctctttttttcttcacttttgtAAAGGTAGGAAATAGAGGGATAGGAAAAATGGCATAGAAGGTGGGGTAGGCTCTTTATTTCTGTGGtttggtttttgtgttttataaagaaattttgaaacatTATGCATGTCACCTCTATAGAGGTAAGATAGACCTAAATATTTAGGTGTGAAAAAATCACGACTTAAGatgatgtatttaatttttttagcatCAAATGTTTGTTGGTTAATTGTTAGTGCTTGTTTGTTAGTGAGGTGCATGGTTTTAAATAGCAGTTGCGTCACAATTATTGATATTCCGAAGATCTGTGGCCGATGTGGCCTcaattgttgtcgcattgtgGTTTCGACAACATTCAAAACTGTTATGTCACGGCTCGGATTGGGTTTAGGATGTTGAAAACCCTGGTGGGATGAGATGGGATAAAACTCATGACCTTCAATAGTTAAACGTATACACATTCCAGAACTCATAAGTTGAGTTGCCACTCTCAGCCGGGTTTATATGATGTATTCTTGAAATTCACTGTAATCATGCTTTCCATTTGCTATTAATGGGCTTTGTACAATTTGTCGTGGTTATGGTTTAAGATAATGTGTTTTTGCTGCTGTTGTGATATTGTTACCATAGATAGAATTTGCACCTTCACTTTGAAtagttatattaatttttttttataagaataattTATATTAGAGTACATTTTACTATGTAATTTTAACTTTATGTTGCGGAGAGGTTTTAGTATTCACATTTTAAAAATGGGTTTGATTTGTTACACTATGTTTTGTTAGATATGAAACAGGAGAAGTGCCCATGCTGCATAGAATCTTTAATGCTTGTAGCAGTGTTTCAGTTGCCGGCCATAGCGGCGCTATAGCTAACTGGGATTTTAATAAATCACTATTGATCTACGATACACTATTATGTACAAAATGTTGGCAAATACTGGCTATGGTAGCACTGTAACACTGTTGGAGATGTATATAAAATGTGAATAAAACAGtaacaatatcaatgaaatagTGAAGAAAAAGATTGTAATTGTATTAATGGTGATGAACAATTACAAGAGAAATAAGGAGTAACAAACTGATAGTGAGATACTATCAGTCCCTGATAGCACGCAGTGCTCCCAAATCACTAACAAAGTGACCCCACAGAATAACAGAATACTTAGCTACCTATTCTCTGACTTACTATTACTTATATAGCTACTAAAACTCATGCATCCCATACACCAACACTGCCACCTCATCATTCCTTCCCTTTTCCTCTTTTCCTAGTATAAACTCTCCATATCTTAGGTTTGGGCCCATAGTCACAGCCCATTTCCTCATTCACATTCCTATCAAACACTGTACCGTTGTGGAATTTAAACATATCATTATATTTCGCAATCTGTAACTGACAATTCTGGCTTGTtgacatatttaatttatttattggtaGTAATGGGAGTTCTTTTGTGGTTTAATTAACGAGTTTTGTACAATTGATGCAGGAACATGGTACCTGTGCCGTTCATCATACTCTACCTGAAACGATTTGCATCTTTCCTCGCTTCCAAGAGCCCTTCGGCATCACGATTCCTCGACATTTTGTTCAAGAATGCCAAAGCAAAGGCTGGACCAGTGGAGGAGTTTCAGTGGCTTGGTCTGATGCTCTTTGTCGCTGTCCCGTTTCCCGGCACAGGAGCATGGTCTGGAGCCATTATAGCATCAATCCTTGATATGCCGTTTTGGCCAGCAGTGTCTGCGAATTTCTTCGGCGTTGTATTTGCCGGGATGCTCGTAAATTTGCTAGTGAATCTTGGTCTGAAGTATGCCATCATTACTGGTATCATCCTTTTCTTTGTTTCCACATTCATGTGGACCATCCTTAGAAATCTTAAAAAAGGTTTTAGCTCATCAAATTGACTTTTAAAATGTCGTAGACTCTTAGTTTTCTTTATCAATACAAAGACAATTGTTAAAAGTTTTGTTCTTTATTCTATTCATTGGTTTTTATGAGTTTAAAtttatgtaaataataatatgtACGATTGAAATGTCTAATATTTTATGTGCATCcatatagttttaaattgcGGCCACAATATTTAGGTTTTAGTGGTCTTCTCAACGGCAATTGCAGCCACATCGGTAACATATGGCTGGATTTTTCCGCAATATCAAGGTTTGCAGCATAACTGCAACCACAGCCTTAATTTAGAATCAATACCATCGATCCACTTTTCCTTGATATGTGTAAAATCACAATTTTGGGGAAATTAAGAGTTTTGACTTATTGATGTTCCTTGTTGCAGACAACCCTGGATATTATAATTTTTCCCCAATCTTGGGCACTTGGTGGGAACCTTGAAACCTATTCAAATTATCACGTTTGTGGTGCATTTTTGTTTTACTcattttattttcgtttttaaatGTGAATATAGAAATTGAAGATTAAAAACACACCATATATGATTATGGTTCTTCAAACTGAATTTGAGTGCTCATAAAACTTTTAAGACAAAGTAGGAATGCTTATGTCACTTCCAATTCTTACATCTTCTAATAGTTTACATTTTGTACTTTGAGTAATATTAGTGATTGGTTACATCCTAGTTTGCCTAGTAAAAATTGGATGAGTTTAATTTTGGTTCTATTTAAGGTTTGTTTGGATTGTTTTATTTCAGTTTATCTACTGACATGAGCACTTGtgacttgtgagactgtttggaagaGCATATGGAAACAAATtgtgacatgttcataagttgttttcagcttatttcaaTTTATGAAAGGTTAGGTTATGAAAATAGCCTATAGTTTATATAAAAAcagtttaactttatttttttattatgaaaatatgttaTCAACATGCACCTATAATAAGGGTttatttggattggcttattttagtTCATCTACTAGCATAAATTTTGTCAGACTGAACCCACTTAGGTTGGcctggtggtattggcttgggaccttggagtgtgctcctcctcaaggtctcatgtTCAATTCTCCCCGGTGCCAATTTGCGTGGGCTAGTTTAggttcttcaaaataaaaaagttttgtgagactgtttgggagaacttatgaaaacagcttatgacagttttcataagctcttttcagtttattttcacaagttctcCAATTTAGCtcataaaaacaacttatagcatatacaaaaacaatttaagttattttatcttttgctataaaaatagcttatgcaagctTATATATAAGCACTTATCAGGATAAGAGCTTGTTCCATaaataagctgcaaataagcttTTTATCCAAGAAGGCCCTTGTACTTCtgctataagtgcttaattaagcaATTTATTGAAATAGGgtcttaatttgaattttttacagTATCCTCCAAAGATATGTGAACACAATGTTGAAAGAGTTTGACCGCGTGGGTAGTATCTTTGATGATATTGGGGGATGAGTAACTTAGTTGATATAAGGGATTAAAGGAGTTAAAGGTCCATCCAAACCCTGACAAGggagaaaatactaacataacaatttttattttttttgacaaactgacataacaattaacataccaacatttgtcattaaaaaaaagtatctttGATAATCAGTCTCTTAATGATATGTCAACACATTATTTGTGAAGAAGCTCTATACTTACAAAACTACAACggattaaaattaaatcatattgTCTTTTACTGTATCTTATGTGTAGTTAAACTTTTGATCTATTTGCAAATATTAAATTTCTATATTTTCTACTgcaatggttgttgttgtatttgctACTGCAAATTTGATAAATAACCTTTGTACTGAATATTTTTTGTCGGTTGTCCCTTAAAGTTCTATTTCATTTGTCAACCTAATTTTCCTCTATGATATACACTTTTATTGATGGAATAGTTGGTTTTAAAAATTACGccaaaatatattgttttaaaagATGATTGTGCTAATTCAATTGCATTTGGATGATAAGTTTTATGCTAGTCCTCTTTATGGTTGCCAATAGTTGGTTTCATGTAAGCCTTGTGTGCTTTGGTGGGACACTTATATGGTTTGCGATTGAGCGAGTAGATGATGACTTGAATGTGTTCGCCTCTTGAGTGAGAATTGATAATGTTCCTTGACGTGTGTTTAAAGTTAGAATGGTTCTGAAGTTAAATAGAAGTGTCAAGTGTACATACATGTGCATCATAGTAACTGTGTAATTGTCAAAGTGTTATGCGAATACGATTAAGTGAGCCTTATGCTATGTGAACAATGTGAGCTTTACTCTAAATGCTCTGATTATGATACTAGGGGGGATTTTAGTGTTATGTTCTGTCTTGTTTCTCTCTATTTGGTTATGTTAAAAATATTGTTGGATCATTCCGCGTGTTTGAGAGAATCGATCCTTTGGATCATCTTACTAAATGATTTTGAGAACTTCATTTGATATTAACTGTGATGCATGTATGCGACTAGTGGTATCTTAAGCCTACGTGCATTCTGTCAACTCTATTTTTCATGTCTTGTGGTTCGCGAGAAGCTGCAGCTCGCTTGTTTCACATTTTCCTCTGCCTAGTACTACTCAGCTGACAAATATTTTGATCCTCGACCATTTTCACTATATCTTTCAAAGCTGGGTGTGCACAATCTTCACTCTCTGTCTGGAGGGTATCAgagtataatatttatttatgccAATTGtacataatgattttttttttttgaaaggtaaATGTTAGTAGttaataagttattttgttaGATTAATCTTATTCGTCTGAGTTTGAACCCACAATCTTCAACTCATTTTCCTTTAACTCAAATAAGTTGAGCTATTCAACTCCTTTGGTAGTGTTTCTTCCATCTAGCACTCTTTTGTTAAGTGTGGTTCTTGGCATAATAACTAGAAGCATTTCGCCACATAGGTGCATAagttaattttctattttggcCTAGATGGAAGATTAATTGCACCAAACTAAAAGTTCCAAATAAAGCAAACACCATATATGTAAATCATGCCAAAGAAGAGTAACACATCGACAAATTAAAGTGAAGTAGGATATTAATAATAATCTGGAAAATTCAAACTTCATAAACATAATAACAACAATCGATTTACTTTAATGACTGGTACATTAAAATGGAAAATCATTATCATTCTACGATTAGTTCTCCCAATGTGAAAGCAGCGAAGTAAAGAAATACTTCTCTCCATTTGCATTCTGCATTACG
Above is a genomic segment from Medicago truncatula cultivar Jemalong A17 chromosome 5, MtrunA17r5.0-ANR, whole genome shotgun sequence containing:
- the LOC11414720 gene encoding uncharacterized protein yields the protein MASSSALLLTPPFHFTKPHKKIPLFKHHSLKPKPSLTLHHGSSLLTHSLTKIAPTQFKASSTEYLDAIDEPERLIFYEEKPVKFALWVIFWASMSLAWFAYSKDANAAAGTGAVDSIKASGFGLKIANSLRKLGWPDWVVVFTLATLPVLELRGAIPVGYWLQLDPASLTVLSILGNMVPVPFIILYLKRFASFLASKSPSASRFLDILFKNAKAKAGPVEEFQWLGLMLFVAVPFPGTGAWSGAIIASILDMPFWPAVSANFFGVVFAGMLVNLLVNLGLKYAIITGIILFFVSTFMWTILRNLKKGFSSSN